Proteins encoded by one window of Corvus cornix cornix isolate S_Up_H32 chromosome 27, ASM73873v5, whole genome shotgun sequence:
- the STAT3 gene encoding signal transducer and activator of transcription 3 isoform X2, with product MAQWNQLQQLDTRYLEQLHQLYSDSFPMELRQFLAPWIESQDWAYAASKESHATLVFHNLLGEIDQQYSRFLQESNVLYQHNLRRIKQFLQSRYLEKPMEIARIVARCLWEESRLLQTAATAAQQGGQATHPTAAVVTEKQQMLEQHLQDVRKRVQDLEQKMKVVENLQDDFDFNYKTLKSQGDMQDLNGNNQSVTRQKMQQLEQMLTALDQMRRGIVSELAGLLSAMEYVQKMLADEELADWKRRQQIACIGGPPNICLDRLENWITSLAESQLQTRQQIKKLEELQQKVSYKGDPIVQHRPMLEERIVELFRNLMKSAFVVERQPCMPMHPDRPLVIKTGVQFTTKVRLLVKFPELNYQLKIKVCIDKDSGDVAALRGSRKFNILGTNTKVMNMEESNNGSLSAEFKHLTLREQRCGNGGRANCDASLIVTEELHLITFETEVYHQGLKIDLETHSLPVVVISNICQMPNAWASILWYNMLTNNPKNVNFFTKPPIGTWDQVAEVLSWQFSSTTKRGLSIEQLTTLAEKLLGPGVNYSGCQITWAKFCKENMAGKGFSFWVWLDNIIDLVKKYILALWNEGYIMGFISKERERAILSTKPPGTFLLRFSESSKEGGITFTWVEKDISGKTQIQSVEPYTKQQLNNMSFAEIIMGYKIMDATNILVSPLVYLYPDIPKEEAFGKYCRSESQEHSEATDSGAAPYLKTKFICVTPTSFSNTIDLPMSPRTLDSLMQFGNSSEGAESNAGGQFESLTFDMELTPECASSPM from the exons ATGGCGCAGTGGAACCAGCTACAGCAGCTCGACACGCGGtacctggagcagctccaccAGCTCTACAGTGACAGCTTCCCCATGGAGCTCCGACAGTTCCTGGCCCCCTGGATTGAAAGCCAGGACTG GGCATACGCTGCCAGCAAGGAGTCGCACGCCACGCTGGTGTTCCACAACCTGCTGGGGGAGATCGACCAGCAGTACAGCCGCTTTCTGCAGGAGTCCAATGTCCTCTACCAGCACAACCTGCGCCGCATCAAGCAGTTCCTGCAG AGCAGATACTTGGAGAAGCCAATGGAAATAGCCCGCATCGTGGCTCGCTGCCTCTGGGAAGAGTCCCGGCTCCTCCAgactgctgccactgcagcccag CAAGGGGGACAGGCAACACATCcaacagcagctgtggtgacagagaagcagcagatgctggagcagcacctgcaggatgTCAGGAAGAGGGTGCAG GATCTGGAGCAGAAGATGAAAGTGGTGGAGAATCTCCAGGATGATTTCGATTTTAACTACAAGACTTTGAAAAGCCAAGGAG acaTGCAGGACCTGAACGGGAACAACCAGTCGGTGACCCGGCAGAagatgcagcagctggagcaaatGCTGACGGCACTGGACCAGATGCGCAGG GGCATAGTGAGCGAGCTGGCTGGGCTGCTGTCAGCCATGGAATATGTGCAGAAGATGCTGGCAGATGAGGAACTGGCAGACTGGAAGAGGCGGCAGCAGATTGCCTGCATCGGTGGCCCGCCAAATATCTGTCTGGACCGGCTTGAGAACTG GATAACCTCTCTTGCTGAATCGCAGCTACAGACCCGGCAACAGATCAAGAAGTTGgaagaactgcagcaaaaagTATCCTATAAGGGTGACCCAATTGTCCAGCACCGGCCCATGCTGGAGGAGCGGATTGTGGAGCTGTTCAGGAACCTGATGAAAAG cGCTTTTGTCGTGGAGAGGCAGCCCTGCATGCCCATGCACCCCGACCGGCCCCTCGTCATCAAGACAGGAGTGCAGTTCACCACCAAAGTCAG ATTATTGGTCAAGTTTCCAGAGCTGAACTATCAGCTGAAAATCAAAGTCTGCATTGACAA GGACTCTGGGGATGTTGCAGCACTTAGGGG gTCCCGGAAGTTTAACATCCTGGGGACCAACACCAAGGTCATGAACATGGAGGAGTCAAACAATGGCAGCCTCTCAGCAGAGTTCAAGCACCTG ACCCTGCGGGAGCAGCGCTGTGGGAATGGAGGCCGAGCCAACTGTGAC GCCTCGCTGATAGTCACTGAGGAGCTGCACCTCATCACTTTTGAGACAGAGGTGTATCACCAGGGGCTGAAGATCGACCTGGAG ACCCACTCGCTGCCTGTGGTGGTCATCTCCAACATCTGCCAGATGCCCAATGCCTGGGCGTCCATCCTGTGGTACAACATGCTGACCAACAACCCCAAG AACGTGAACTTCTTCACCAAGCCACCCATTGGGACCTGGGACCAGGTGGCAGAGGTGCTGAGCTGGCAGTTCTCCTCCACCACGAAGCGTGGCCTCAGCATTGAGCAGCTGACCACGCTGGCAGAAAAACTGCTGG GACCAGGCGTGAATTACTCTGGCTGTCAGATCACCTGGGCCAAGTTCTGCAAG GAGAACATGGCTGGCAAAGGCTTCTCTTTCTGGGTCTGGCTGGACAACATCATTGATTTGGTGAAGAAGTACATCCTGGCGCTGTGGAATGAAGG GTACATCATGGGGTTCATCAGCAAGGAGCGGGAGCGAGCCATCCTGAGCACCAAGCCCCCGGGGACCTTTCTGCTGCGCTTCAGTGAGAGCAGCAAGGAAGGTGGCATCACCTTCACGTGGGTGGAGAAGGACATCAGTG GGAAAACGCAGATCCAGTCGGTGGAGCCTTAcaccaagcagcagctgaacaacATGTCGTTTGCGGAGATCATCATGGGCTACAAAATCATGGATGCCACCAACATCCTGGTGTCCCCACTGGTGTACCTGTACCCAGACATCCCCAAGGAGGAGGCGTTTGGAAAGTACTGCCGCTCCGAGAGCCAGGAACACTCGGAAGCGACGGACTCAG GTGCTGCTCCATACCTGAAGACCAAGTTCATCTGTGTCACCCC CACCTCCTTCAGCAACACCATCGACCTGCCCATGTCCCCGCGCACCCTGGACTCACTCATGCAGTTCGGCAACAGCAGCGAGGGCGCAGAGAGCAACGCGGGCGGGCAGTTTG AGTCGCTGACCTTCGACATGGAGCTGACCCCAGAGTGTGCGTCCTCGCCCATGTGA
- the STAT3 gene encoding signal transducer and activator of transcription 3 isoform X1, with the protein MAQWNQLQQLDTRYLEQLHQLYSDSFPMELRQFLAPWIESQDWAYAASKESHATLVFHNLLGEIDQQYSRFLQESNVLYQHNLRRIKQFLQSRYLEKPMEIARIVARCLWEESRLLQTAATAAQQGGQATHPTAAVVTEKQQMLEQHLQDVRKRVQDLEQKMKVVENLQDDFDFNYKTLKSQGDMQDLNGNNQSVTRQKMQQLEQMLTALDQMRRGIVSELAGLLSAMEYVQKMLADEELADWKRRQQIACIGGPPNICLDRLENWITSLAESQLQTRQQIKKLEELQQKVSYKGDPIVQHRPMLEERIVELFRNLMKSAFVVERQPCMPMHPDRPLVIKTGVQFTTKVRLLVKFPELNYQLKIKVCIDKDSGDVAALRGSRKFNILGTNTKVMNMEESNNGSLSAEFKHLTLREQRCGNGGRANCDASLIVTEELHLITFETEVYHQGLKIDLETHSLPVVVISNICQMPNAWASILWYNMLTNNPKNVNFFTKPPIGTWDQVAEVLSWQFSSTTKRGLSIEQLTTLAEKLLGPGVNYSGCQITWAKFCKENMAGKGFSFWVWLDNIIDLVKKYILALWNEGYIMGFISKERERAILSTKPPGTFLLRFSESSKEGGITFTWVEKDISGKTQIQSVEPYTKQQLNNMSFAEIIMGYKIMDATNILVSPLVYLYPDIPKEEAFGKYCRSESQEHSEATDSGSAAPYLKTKFICVTPTSFSNTIDLPMSPRTLDSLMQFGNSSEGAESNAGGQFESLTFDMELTPECASSPM; encoded by the exons ATGGCGCAGTGGAACCAGCTACAGCAGCTCGACACGCGGtacctggagcagctccaccAGCTCTACAGTGACAGCTTCCCCATGGAGCTCCGACAGTTCCTGGCCCCCTGGATTGAAAGCCAGGACTG GGCATACGCTGCCAGCAAGGAGTCGCACGCCACGCTGGTGTTCCACAACCTGCTGGGGGAGATCGACCAGCAGTACAGCCGCTTTCTGCAGGAGTCCAATGTCCTCTACCAGCACAACCTGCGCCGCATCAAGCAGTTCCTGCAG AGCAGATACTTGGAGAAGCCAATGGAAATAGCCCGCATCGTGGCTCGCTGCCTCTGGGAAGAGTCCCGGCTCCTCCAgactgctgccactgcagcccag CAAGGGGGACAGGCAACACATCcaacagcagctgtggtgacagagaagcagcagatgctggagcagcacctgcaggatgTCAGGAAGAGGGTGCAG GATCTGGAGCAGAAGATGAAAGTGGTGGAGAATCTCCAGGATGATTTCGATTTTAACTACAAGACTTTGAAAAGCCAAGGAG acaTGCAGGACCTGAACGGGAACAACCAGTCGGTGACCCGGCAGAagatgcagcagctggagcaaatGCTGACGGCACTGGACCAGATGCGCAGG GGCATAGTGAGCGAGCTGGCTGGGCTGCTGTCAGCCATGGAATATGTGCAGAAGATGCTGGCAGATGAGGAACTGGCAGACTGGAAGAGGCGGCAGCAGATTGCCTGCATCGGTGGCCCGCCAAATATCTGTCTGGACCGGCTTGAGAACTG GATAACCTCTCTTGCTGAATCGCAGCTACAGACCCGGCAACAGATCAAGAAGTTGgaagaactgcagcaaaaagTATCCTATAAGGGTGACCCAATTGTCCAGCACCGGCCCATGCTGGAGGAGCGGATTGTGGAGCTGTTCAGGAACCTGATGAAAAG cGCTTTTGTCGTGGAGAGGCAGCCCTGCATGCCCATGCACCCCGACCGGCCCCTCGTCATCAAGACAGGAGTGCAGTTCACCACCAAAGTCAG ATTATTGGTCAAGTTTCCAGAGCTGAACTATCAGCTGAAAATCAAAGTCTGCATTGACAA GGACTCTGGGGATGTTGCAGCACTTAGGGG gTCCCGGAAGTTTAACATCCTGGGGACCAACACCAAGGTCATGAACATGGAGGAGTCAAACAATGGCAGCCTCTCAGCAGAGTTCAAGCACCTG ACCCTGCGGGAGCAGCGCTGTGGGAATGGAGGCCGAGCCAACTGTGAC GCCTCGCTGATAGTCACTGAGGAGCTGCACCTCATCACTTTTGAGACAGAGGTGTATCACCAGGGGCTGAAGATCGACCTGGAG ACCCACTCGCTGCCTGTGGTGGTCATCTCCAACATCTGCCAGATGCCCAATGCCTGGGCGTCCATCCTGTGGTACAACATGCTGACCAACAACCCCAAG AACGTGAACTTCTTCACCAAGCCACCCATTGGGACCTGGGACCAGGTGGCAGAGGTGCTGAGCTGGCAGTTCTCCTCCACCACGAAGCGTGGCCTCAGCATTGAGCAGCTGACCACGCTGGCAGAAAAACTGCTGG GACCAGGCGTGAATTACTCTGGCTGTCAGATCACCTGGGCCAAGTTCTGCAAG GAGAACATGGCTGGCAAAGGCTTCTCTTTCTGGGTCTGGCTGGACAACATCATTGATTTGGTGAAGAAGTACATCCTGGCGCTGTGGAATGAAGG GTACATCATGGGGTTCATCAGCAAGGAGCGGGAGCGAGCCATCCTGAGCACCAAGCCCCCGGGGACCTTTCTGCTGCGCTTCAGTGAGAGCAGCAAGGAAGGTGGCATCACCTTCACGTGGGTGGAGAAGGACATCAGTG GGAAAACGCAGATCCAGTCGGTGGAGCCTTAcaccaagcagcagctgaacaacATGTCGTTTGCGGAGATCATCATGGGCTACAAAATCATGGATGCCACCAACATCCTGGTGTCCCCACTGGTGTACCTGTACCCAGACATCCCCAAGGAGGAGGCGTTTGGAAAGTACTGCCGCTCCGAGAGCCAGGAACACTCGGAAGCGACGGACTCAGGTA GTGCTGCTCCATACCTGAAGACCAAGTTCATCTGTGTCACCCC CACCTCCTTCAGCAACACCATCGACCTGCCCATGTCCCCGCGCACCCTGGACTCACTCATGCAGTTCGGCAACAGCAGCGAGGGCGCAGAGAGCAACGCGGGCGGGCAGTTTG AGTCGCTGACCTTCGACATGGAGCTGACCCCAGAGTGTGCGTCCTCGCCCATGTGA